A section of the Ranitomeya imitator isolate aRanImi1 chromosome 7, aRanImi1.pri, whole genome shotgun sequence genome encodes:
- the LOC138645703 gene encoding uncharacterized protein, producing the protein MSYFSCLVSVFCFPFACLGVLLRYSVSVLVSLICGSFFSPRVVGIFSRSATVDYEWLMMALKSPMFTGLVAEPRPVYISNRDECHFREAVQDCDFVILYHTKNRGRINIINVTDSLYDEELTYMASSKGRDNVIVLVDDLEKSDYQEKRRILDGQPDITIYSRDLILVTGNEKRHPHLLDQKLQDIKANISAGSWTTVNLWNYLESLAVWVHNNISAVCSSTAVPYRRRGPGELDEPLLA; encoded by the exons ATGTCCTACTTCTCCTGCCTG GTCTCTGTCTTCTGCTTCCCTTTTGCTTGTTTGGGGGTCCTTTTACGTTACTCGGTATCAGTATTGGTGTCTCTG ATTTGTGGCTCCTTTTTCTCCCCTCGTGTTGTTGGGATTTTCTCACGCTCTGCCACGGTTGACTACGAGTGGCTGATGATGGCCTTGAAATCCCCCATGTTTACTGGTCTTGTGGCAGAGCCCCGGCCCGTGTACATCTCCAACAGGGACGAGTGTCACTTCCGAGAGGCCGTCCAAGACTGTGACTTTGTCATTCTATATCACACCAAGAACCGTGGGAGGATCAACATCATCAACGTGACGGACTCCTTATACGATGAGGAGCTGACATACATGGCTTCTTCTAAAG GCAGGGACAATGTGATTGTTTTGGTGGATGACCTGGAGAAGAGCGACTACCAAGAGAAGCGCCGTATTCTGGATGGTCAGCCCGATATCACAATCTACTCCCGAGACCTGATACTGGTCACTGGCAACGAGAAGCGGCACCCACATCTACTGGACCAAAAGCTGCAGGACATCAAGGCCAACATCTCTGCTG GGTCTTGGACTACAGTGAATTTGTGGAATTATTTG GAATCTTTGGCTGTTTGGGTCCATAATAAT ATCTCTGCAGTTTGCTCATCTACGGCAGTG CCTTACAGAAGAAGAGGACCAGGCGAGCTGGATGAG CCGTTACTTGCCTGA